The following coding sequences are from one Arachis hypogaea cultivar Tifrunner chromosome 7, arahy.Tifrunner.gnm2.J5K5, whole genome shotgun sequence window:
- the LOC112703773 gene encoding topless-related protein 1 isoform X2: MSSLSRELVFLILQFLDEEKFKETVHKLEQESGFFFNMKYFEDEVHNGNWDEVERYLSGFTKVDDNRYSMKIFFEIRKQKYLEALDKHDRSKAVEILVKDLKVFATFNEELFKEITQLLTLENFRENEQLSKYGDTKSARAIMLVELKKLIEANPLFRDKLQFPNLKNSRLRTLINQSLNWQHQLCKTPRPNPDIKTLFVDHSCGQPNGARAPSPANNPLLGSLPKAGGFPPLGAHGPFQPTPAPVPTPLAGWMSNPTTVAHAAVSGGATIGLGTATGLGAPSIPAALKHPRTPPTNPSVDYPSGDSDHVSKRTRPMGMSDEVNLPVNVLSATFPGHGHGQAFNAPDDLPKTVMRTLNQGSSPMSMDFHPVQQTILLVGTNVGDIALWEVGSRERLVLRNFKVWDLSACSMPFQAALVKDPGVSVNRVIWSPDGALFGVAYSRHIVQIYSYHGGDEVRQHLEIDAHVGGVNDLAFSHPNKQLCVITCGDDKTIKVWDAATGAKQYTFEGHEAPVYSVCPHYKENIQFIFSTALDGKIKAWLYDNLGSRVDYDAPGRWCTTMAYSADGTRLFSCGTSKDGESSIVEWNESEGAVKRTYQGFRKRSLGVVQFDTTKNRFLAAGDDFSIKFWDMDNIQLLTQVDADGGLPASPRIRFNKDGALLAVSANENGIKILANADGMRLLRSLENSMYDASRTSEAMAKPTINPISAAAASSAALSERVPSVVAMAGMNGDARNLGDVKPRISEESNDKSKIWKLTEISEPSQCRSLKLPENVRVTKISRLIYTNSGNAILALASNAIHLLWKWPRSDRNSSGKATASVPPQLWQPSSGILMTNDIGDSNTEDAVPCFALSKNDSYVMSASGGKISLFNMMTFKTMTTFMPPPPAATFLAFHPQDNNIIAIGMDDSSIQIYNVRVDEVKSKLKGHTKRITGLAFSHVLNVLVSSGADAQICVWNTDGWEKQKTRFLQLPAGRTQPVQADTRVQFHQDQIRFLVVHETQLAIYEATKLECLKQWFPQSSAAPISHATFSCDSQLIYASFLDATVCVFSASNLRLRCRVNPSAYLSAGVSSNVQPLVIAAHPQEPNQFAVGLSDGGVHVFEPLESEGKWGVPPPIENGSASNAAAVSVGASSEEAAQR; encoded by the exons ATGTCGTCCCTCAGTAGGGAGTTGGTGTTCCTGATCTTGCAGTTTCTGGACGAGGAAAAGTTCAAAGAGACTGTTCATAA GCTTGAACAGGAGTCTGGGTTTTTCTTTAACATGAAGTATTTTGAGGATGAAGTGCACAATGGCAATTGGGATGAGGTTGAGAGGTATCTCTCTGGTTTCACTAAAGTAGATGATAATAGGTACTCTATGAAGATATTTTTCGAGATAAGGAAGCAGAAGTACCTGGAGGCATTGGATAA GCATGATCGGTCCAAGGCTGTAGAGATATTGGTGAAGGATTTGAAGGTCTTTGCAACATTTAATGAAGAACTTTTTAAGGAAATCACACAGCTTTTGACATTGGAGAATTTCAg GGAAAATGAACAATTGTCTAAATATGGCGATACGAAGTCTGCAAGAGCAATCATGTTGGTTGAGCTAAAAAAACTAATCGAAGCAAATCCTTTATTCCGTGACAAGTTGCAATTTCCCAACCTTAAAAACTCAAGGTTACGTACTCTCATCAATCAAAG CTTGAATTGGCAGCATCAACTTTGTAAGACTCCACGTCCAAATCCAGATATAAAAACACTTTTTGTGGATCACTCATGTGGACAACCCAACGGTGCAAGAGCTCCATCTCCTGCTAATAATCCACTACTAGGATCCTTGCCGAAGGCTGGAGGGTTTCCTCCTCTTGGTGCACATGGG CCTTTTCAACCTACTCCAGCACCTGTGCCAACACCCCTGGCTGGTTGGATGTCGAATCCTACCACTGTAGCACATGCTGCAGTTTCTGGAGGAGCCACTATAGGTCTTGGTACTGCTACAGGTCTTGGTGCACCATCAATCCCTG CTGCTTTGAAGCACCCTAGGACCCCTCCAACTAATCCTTCTGTTGACTACCCATCTGGAGATTCAGATCATGTCTCTAAGAGAACAAGACCAATGGGAATGTCGGATGAG GTAAATCTTCCTGTCAATGTGTTGTCAGCCACGTTCCCAGGTCATGGTCATGGACAGGCTTTTAATGCACCAGATGACTTGCCAAAGACTGTTATGCGGACTCTGAACCAGGGTTCATCTCCTATGAGCATGGACTTCCATCCAGTTCAACAGACTATACTTCTTG TTGGTACAAATGTTGGGGACATTGCTTTGTGGGAAGTGGGTTCTAGGGAGCGGTTGGTCTTGAGGAATTTCAAAGTTTGGGATCTTAGTGCTTGTTCAATGCCTTTTCAG GCTGCTCTTGTCAAAGATCCAGGTGTTTCTGTCAACCGTGTGATTTGGAGTCCAGATGGTGCTTTATTCG GAGTTGCTTACTCAAGGCACATTGTTCAGATATACTCTTATCATGGTGGCGATGAAGTACGGCAGCACCTGGAG ATTGATGCTCATGTTGGTGGAGTAAATGACTTAGCATTTTCCCATCCAAATAAACAACTATGTGTGATAACTTGTGGTGATGATAAGACCATTAAG GTGTGGGATGCTGCTACGGGTGCAAAGCAGTATACCTTTGAAGGTCACGAGGCTCCAGTTTATTCTGTCTGCCCACATTATAAAGAAAACATTCAG tTCATCTTTTCAACAGCATTAGATGGAAAGATAAAAGCATGGTTGTATGACAATTTGGGATCTCGTGTTGATTATGATGCTCCTGGTCGTTGGTGCACCACCATGGCCTATAGCGCTGATGGTACAAG GCTCTTTTCATGTGGGACAAGCAAGGATGGGGAATCGTCTATTGTTGAGTGGAATGAAAGCGAGGGAGCTGTTAAAAGGACCTATCAAGGATTTCGCAAACGATCTTTGGGTGTTGTACAATTTGATACAACCAAAAATCGATTTTTGGCTGCGGGTGATGATTTCTCCATTAAGTTCTGGGATATGGACAATATTCAGCTTTTGACACAAGTTGATGCTGATGGGGGTCTCCCT GCAAGTCCACGGATTCGTTTCAACAAGGATGGAGCTCTTTTAGCTGTCTCGGCAAATGAAAATGGAATTAAAATCTTAGCCAATGCAGATGGTATGCGCTTGTTGCGTTCATTAGAGAATTCTATGTATGATGCATCAAGAACGTCAGAAGCCATGGCAAAG CCTACAATAAATCCAATTTCCGCAGCTGCTGCCAGTAGTGCTGCACTTTCAGAAAGGGTCCCATCTGTGGTAGCTATGGCTGGAATG AATGGAGATGCCCGAAACTTGGGAGATGTTAAACCTAGAATAAGTGAAGAATCCAATGATAAGTCAAAAATATGGAAGCTTACTGAAATCAGTGAACCATCTCAATGTAGATCCTTAAAGCTACCTGAGAATGTACGAGTAACTAAG ATATCAAGGTTGATATACACTAATTCAGGCAATGCTATTCTGGCATTAGCTTCAAATGCCATTCATCTGCTTTGGAAGTGGCCGCGAAGTGACCGTAATTCTTCTGGCAAG GCCACTGCCAGTGTGCCACCTCAGCTATGGCAACCTTCAAGTGGCATCCTGATGACAAATGACATTGGTGATAGCAATACTGAGGATGCTGTTCCTTGCTTTGCTCTTTCTAAAAATGATTCTTATGTAATGTCAGCATCAGGGGGGAAGATTTCTCTGTTCAATATGATGACTTTTAAG ACAATGACTACTTTCATGCCTCCACCACCTGCTGCAACCTTTCTTGCTTTCCATCCTCAGGATAACAATATCATTGCTATAGGCATGGATGATTCTTCAATTCAGATATATAATGTCCGTGTAGATGAG GTTAAAAGTAAACTCAAAGGCCACACTAAAAGAATCACAGGTCTTGCTTTCTCTCATGTATTGAATGTCCTAGTTTCTTCTGGGGCAGATGCTCAG ATTTGTGTGTGGAATACTGATGGATGGGAGAAACAGAAGACTAGATTCTTGCAACTTCCTGCTGGAAGGACTCAACCAGTGCAGGCAGATACACGTGTACAGTTTCATCAGGATCAGATACGCTTCTTGGTTGTACATGAAACGCAGCTTGCAATTTATGAAGCAACGAAACTAGAATGTCTAAAGCAG TGGTTTCCACAAAGTTCTGCTGCACCTATATCGCATGCAACTTTCTCATGCGATAGTCAGCTCATATACGCCAGCTTCTTAGATGCAACAGTCTGTGTGTTTAGTGCTTCAAACCTCAGATTACGCTGTCGAGTCAATCCTTCTGCATATCTTTCTGCAGGTGTCAG TTCTAACGTACAACCGCTTGTAATCGCTGCACATCCACAAGAACCAAATCAATTTGCAGTTGGACTTTCGGACGGTGGAGTGCATGTGTTTGAGCCCCTTGAGTCTGAAGGAAAATGGGGCGTGCCTCCACCCATTGAGAATGGGTCAGCAAGCAATGCAGCAGCTGTCTCAGTTGGTGCTTCTTCAGAAGAAGCTGCCCAGAGATGA
- the LOC112703773 gene encoding protein TOPLESS isoform X3 gives MSNPTTVAHAAVSGGATIGLGTATGLGAPSIPAALKHPRTPPTNPSVDYPSGDSDHVSKRTRPMGMSDEVNLPVNVLSATFPGHGHGQAFNAPDDLPKTVMRTLNQGSSPMSMDFHPVQQTILLVGTNVGDIALWEVGSRERLVLRNFKVWDLSACSMPFQAALVKDPGVSVNRVIWSPDGALFGVAYSRHIVQIYSYHGGDEVRQHLEIDAHVGGVNDLAFSHPNKQLCVITCGDDKTIKVWDAATGAKQYTFEGHEAPVYSVCPHYKENIQFIFSTALDGKIKAWLYDNLGSRVDYDAPGRWCTTMAYSADGTRLFSCGTSKDGESSIVEWNESEGAVKRTYQGFRKRSLGVVQFDTTKNRFLAAGDDFSIKFWDMDNIQLLTQVDADGGLPASPRIRFNKDGALLAVSANENGIKILANADGMRLLRSLENSMYDASRTSEAMAKPTINPISAAAASSAALSERVPSVVAMAGMNGDARNLGDVKPRISEESNDKSKIWKLTEISEPSQCRSLKLPENVRVTKISRLIYTNSGNAILALASNAIHLLWKWPRSDRNSSGKATASVPPQLWQPSSGILMTNDIGDSNTEDAVPCFALSKNDSYVMSASGGKISLFNMMTFKTMTTFMPPPPAATFLAFHPQDNNIIAIGMDDSSIQIYNVRVDEVKSKLKGHTKRITGLAFSHVLNVLVSSGADAQICVWNTDGWEKQKTRFLQLPAGRTQPVQADTRVQFHQDQIRFLVVHETQLAIYEATKLECLKQWFPQSSAAPISHATFSCDSQLIYASFLDATVCVFSASNLRLRCRVNPSAYLSAGVSSNVQPLVIAAHPQEPNQFAVGLSDGGVHVFEPLESEGKWGVPPPIENGSASNAAAVSVGASSEEAAQR, from the exons ATGTCGAATCCTACCACTGTAGCACATGCTGCAGTTTCTGGAGGAGCCACTATAGGTCTTGGTACTGCTACAGGTCTTGGTGCACCATCAATCCCTG CTGCTTTGAAGCACCCTAGGACCCCTCCAACTAATCCTTCTGTTGACTACCCATCTGGAGATTCAGATCATGTCTCTAAGAGAACAAGACCAATGGGAATGTCGGATGAG GTAAATCTTCCTGTCAATGTGTTGTCAGCCACGTTCCCAGGTCATGGTCATGGACAGGCTTTTAATGCACCAGATGACTTGCCAAAGACTGTTATGCGGACTCTGAACCAGGGTTCATCTCCTATGAGCATGGACTTCCATCCAGTTCAACAGACTATACTTCTTG TTGGTACAAATGTTGGGGACATTGCTTTGTGGGAAGTGGGTTCTAGGGAGCGGTTGGTCTTGAGGAATTTCAAAGTTTGGGATCTTAGTGCTTGTTCAATGCCTTTTCAG GCTGCTCTTGTCAAAGATCCAGGTGTTTCTGTCAACCGTGTGATTTGGAGTCCAGATGGTGCTTTATTCG GAGTTGCTTACTCAAGGCACATTGTTCAGATATACTCTTATCATGGTGGCGATGAAGTACGGCAGCACCTGGAG ATTGATGCTCATGTTGGTGGAGTAAATGACTTAGCATTTTCCCATCCAAATAAACAACTATGTGTGATAACTTGTGGTGATGATAAGACCATTAAG GTGTGGGATGCTGCTACGGGTGCAAAGCAGTATACCTTTGAAGGTCACGAGGCTCCAGTTTATTCTGTCTGCCCACATTATAAAGAAAACATTCAG tTCATCTTTTCAACAGCATTAGATGGAAAGATAAAAGCATGGTTGTATGACAATTTGGGATCTCGTGTTGATTATGATGCTCCTGGTCGTTGGTGCACCACCATGGCCTATAGCGCTGATGGTACAAG GCTCTTTTCATGTGGGACAAGCAAGGATGGGGAATCGTCTATTGTTGAGTGGAATGAAAGCGAGGGAGCTGTTAAAAGGACCTATCAAGGATTTCGCAAACGATCTTTGGGTGTTGTACAATTTGATACAACCAAAAATCGATTTTTGGCTGCGGGTGATGATTTCTCCATTAAGTTCTGGGATATGGACAATATTCAGCTTTTGACACAAGTTGATGCTGATGGGGGTCTCCCT GCAAGTCCACGGATTCGTTTCAACAAGGATGGAGCTCTTTTAGCTGTCTCGGCAAATGAAAATGGAATTAAAATCTTAGCCAATGCAGATGGTATGCGCTTGTTGCGTTCATTAGAGAATTCTATGTATGATGCATCAAGAACGTCAGAAGCCATGGCAAAG CCTACAATAAATCCAATTTCCGCAGCTGCTGCCAGTAGTGCTGCACTTTCAGAAAGGGTCCCATCTGTGGTAGCTATGGCTGGAATG AATGGAGATGCCCGAAACTTGGGAGATGTTAAACCTAGAATAAGTGAAGAATCCAATGATAAGTCAAAAATATGGAAGCTTACTGAAATCAGTGAACCATCTCAATGTAGATCCTTAAAGCTACCTGAGAATGTACGAGTAACTAAG ATATCAAGGTTGATATACACTAATTCAGGCAATGCTATTCTGGCATTAGCTTCAAATGCCATTCATCTGCTTTGGAAGTGGCCGCGAAGTGACCGTAATTCTTCTGGCAAG GCCACTGCCAGTGTGCCACCTCAGCTATGGCAACCTTCAAGTGGCATCCTGATGACAAATGACATTGGTGATAGCAATACTGAGGATGCTGTTCCTTGCTTTGCTCTTTCTAAAAATGATTCTTATGTAATGTCAGCATCAGGGGGGAAGATTTCTCTGTTCAATATGATGACTTTTAAG ACAATGACTACTTTCATGCCTCCACCACCTGCTGCAACCTTTCTTGCTTTCCATCCTCAGGATAACAATATCATTGCTATAGGCATGGATGATTCTTCAATTCAGATATATAATGTCCGTGTAGATGAG GTTAAAAGTAAACTCAAAGGCCACACTAAAAGAATCACAGGTCTTGCTTTCTCTCATGTATTGAATGTCCTAGTTTCTTCTGGGGCAGATGCTCAG ATTTGTGTGTGGAATACTGATGGATGGGAGAAACAGAAGACTAGATTCTTGCAACTTCCTGCTGGAAGGACTCAACCAGTGCAGGCAGATACACGTGTACAGTTTCATCAGGATCAGATACGCTTCTTGGTTGTACATGAAACGCAGCTTGCAATTTATGAAGCAACGAAACTAGAATGTCTAAAGCAG TGGTTTCCACAAAGTTCTGCTGCACCTATATCGCATGCAACTTTCTCATGCGATAGTCAGCTCATATACGCCAGCTTCTTAGATGCAACAGTCTGTGTGTTTAGTGCTTCAAACCTCAGATTACGCTGTCGAGTCAATCCTTCTGCATATCTTTCTGCAGGTGTCAG TTCTAACGTACAACCGCTTGTAATCGCTGCACATCCACAAGAACCAAATCAATTTGCAGTTGGACTTTCGGACGGTGGAGTGCATGTGTTTGAGCCCCTTGAGTCTGAAGGAAAATGGGGCGTGCCTCCACCCATTGAGAATGGGTCAGCAAGCAATGCAGCAGCTGTCTCAGTTGGTGCTTCTTCAGAAGAAGCTGCCCAGAGATGA
- the LOC112703773 gene encoding topless-related protein 1 isoform X1: protein MSSLSRELVFLILQFLDEEKFKETVHKLEQESGFFFNMKYFEDEVHNGNWDEVERYLSGFTKVDDNRYSMKIFFEIRKQKYLEALDKHDRSKAVEILVKDLKVFATFNEELFKEITQLLTLENFRENEQLSKYGDTKSARAIMLVELKKLIEANPLFRDKLQFPNLKNSRLRTLINQSLNWQHQLCKTPRPNPDIKTLFVDHSCGQPNGARAPSPANNPLLGSLPKAGGFPPLGAHGPFQPTPAPVPTPLAGWMSNPTTVAHAAVSGGATIGLGTATGLGAPSIPAALKHPRTPPTNPSVDYPSGDSDHVSKRTRPMGMSDEVNLPVNVLSATFPGHGHGQAFNAPDDLPKTVMRTLNQGSSPMSMDFHPVQQTILLVGTNVGDIALWEVGSRERLVLRNFKVWDLSACSMPFQAALVKDPGVSVNRVIWSPDGALFGVAYSRHIVQIYSYHGGDEVRQHLEIDAHVGGVNDLAFSHPNKQLCVITCGDDKTIKVWDAATGAKQYTFEGHEAPVYSVCPHYKENIQFIFSTALDGKIKAWLYDNLGSRVDYDAPGRWCTTMAYSADGTRLFSCGTSKDGESSIVEWNESEGAVKRTYQGFRKRSLGVVQFDTTKNRFLAAGDDFSIKFWDMDNIQLLTQVDADGGLPASPRIRFNKDGALLAVSANENGIKILANADGMRLLRSLENSMYDASRTSEAMAKPTINPISAAAASSAALSERVPSVVAMAGMNGDARNLGDVKPRISEESNDKSKIWKLTEISEPSQCRSLKLPENVRVTKISRLIYTNSGNAILALASNAIHLLWKWPRSDRNSSGKATASVPPQLWQPSSGILMTNDIGDSNTEDAVPCFALSKNDSYVMSASGGKISLFNMMTFKTMTTFMPPPPAATFLAFHPQDNNIIAIGMDDSSIQIYNVRVDEVKSKLKGHTKRITGLAFSHVLNVLVSSGADAQICVWNTDGWEKQKTRFLQLPAGRTQPVQADTRVQFHQDQIRFLVVHETQLAIYEATKLECLKQWFPQSSAAPISHATFSCDSQLIYASFLDATVCVFSASNLRLRCRVNPSAYLSAGVSSSNVQPLVIAAHPQEPNQFAVGLSDGGVHVFEPLESEGKWGVPPPIENGSASNAAAVSVGASSEEAAQR from the exons ATGTCGTCCCTCAGTAGGGAGTTGGTGTTCCTGATCTTGCAGTTTCTGGACGAGGAAAAGTTCAAAGAGACTGTTCATAA GCTTGAACAGGAGTCTGGGTTTTTCTTTAACATGAAGTATTTTGAGGATGAAGTGCACAATGGCAATTGGGATGAGGTTGAGAGGTATCTCTCTGGTTTCACTAAAGTAGATGATAATAGGTACTCTATGAAGATATTTTTCGAGATAAGGAAGCAGAAGTACCTGGAGGCATTGGATAA GCATGATCGGTCCAAGGCTGTAGAGATATTGGTGAAGGATTTGAAGGTCTTTGCAACATTTAATGAAGAACTTTTTAAGGAAATCACACAGCTTTTGACATTGGAGAATTTCAg GGAAAATGAACAATTGTCTAAATATGGCGATACGAAGTCTGCAAGAGCAATCATGTTGGTTGAGCTAAAAAAACTAATCGAAGCAAATCCTTTATTCCGTGACAAGTTGCAATTTCCCAACCTTAAAAACTCAAGGTTACGTACTCTCATCAATCAAAG CTTGAATTGGCAGCATCAACTTTGTAAGACTCCACGTCCAAATCCAGATATAAAAACACTTTTTGTGGATCACTCATGTGGACAACCCAACGGTGCAAGAGCTCCATCTCCTGCTAATAATCCACTACTAGGATCCTTGCCGAAGGCTGGAGGGTTTCCTCCTCTTGGTGCACATGGG CCTTTTCAACCTACTCCAGCACCTGTGCCAACACCCCTGGCTGGTTGGATGTCGAATCCTACCACTGTAGCACATGCTGCAGTTTCTGGAGGAGCCACTATAGGTCTTGGTACTGCTACAGGTCTTGGTGCACCATCAATCCCTG CTGCTTTGAAGCACCCTAGGACCCCTCCAACTAATCCTTCTGTTGACTACCCATCTGGAGATTCAGATCATGTCTCTAAGAGAACAAGACCAATGGGAATGTCGGATGAG GTAAATCTTCCTGTCAATGTGTTGTCAGCCACGTTCCCAGGTCATGGTCATGGACAGGCTTTTAATGCACCAGATGACTTGCCAAAGACTGTTATGCGGACTCTGAACCAGGGTTCATCTCCTATGAGCATGGACTTCCATCCAGTTCAACAGACTATACTTCTTG TTGGTACAAATGTTGGGGACATTGCTTTGTGGGAAGTGGGTTCTAGGGAGCGGTTGGTCTTGAGGAATTTCAAAGTTTGGGATCTTAGTGCTTGTTCAATGCCTTTTCAG GCTGCTCTTGTCAAAGATCCAGGTGTTTCTGTCAACCGTGTGATTTGGAGTCCAGATGGTGCTTTATTCG GAGTTGCTTACTCAAGGCACATTGTTCAGATATACTCTTATCATGGTGGCGATGAAGTACGGCAGCACCTGGAG ATTGATGCTCATGTTGGTGGAGTAAATGACTTAGCATTTTCCCATCCAAATAAACAACTATGTGTGATAACTTGTGGTGATGATAAGACCATTAAG GTGTGGGATGCTGCTACGGGTGCAAAGCAGTATACCTTTGAAGGTCACGAGGCTCCAGTTTATTCTGTCTGCCCACATTATAAAGAAAACATTCAG tTCATCTTTTCAACAGCATTAGATGGAAAGATAAAAGCATGGTTGTATGACAATTTGGGATCTCGTGTTGATTATGATGCTCCTGGTCGTTGGTGCACCACCATGGCCTATAGCGCTGATGGTACAAG GCTCTTTTCATGTGGGACAAGCAAGGATGGGGAATCGTCTATTGTTGAGTGGAATGAAAGCGAGGGAGCTGTTAAAAGGACCTATCAAGGATTTCGCAAACGATCTTTGGGTGTTGTACAATTTGATACAACCAAAAATCGATTTTTGGCTGCGGGTGATGATTTCTCCATTAAGTTCTGGGATATGGACAATATTCAGCTTTTGACACAAGTTGATGCTGATGGGGGTCTCCCT GCAAGTCCACGGATTCGTTTCAACAAGGATGGAGCTCTTTTAGCTGTCTCGGCAAATGAAAATGGAATTAAAATCTTAGCCAATGCAGATGGTATGCGCTTGTTGCGTTCATTAGAGAATTCTATGTATGATGCATCAAGAACGTCAGAAGCCATGGCAAAG CCTACAATAAATCCAATTTCCGCAGCTGCTGCCAGTAGTGCTGCACTTTCAGAAAGGGTCCCATCTGTGGTAGCTATGGCTGGAATG AATGGAGATGCCCGAAACTTGGGAGATGTTAAACCTAGAATAAGTGAAGAATCCAATGATAAGTCAAAAATATGGAAGCTTACTGAAATCAGTGAACCATCTCAATGTAGATCCTTAAAGCTACCTGAGAATGTACGAGTAACTAAG ATATCAAGGTTGATATACACTAATTCAGGCAATGCTATTCTGGCATTAGCTTCAAATGCCATTCATCTGCTTTGGAAGTGGCCGCGAAGTGACCGTAATTCTTCTGGCAAG GCCACTGCCAGTGTGCCACCTCAGCTATGGCAACCTTCAAGTGGCATCCTGATGACAAATGACATTGGTGATAGCAATACTGAGGATGCTGTTCCTTGCTTTGCTCTTTCTAAAAATGATTCTTATGTAATGTCAGCATCAGGGGGGAAGATTTCTCTGTTCAATATGATGACTTTTAAG ACAATGACTACTTTCATGCCTCCACCACCTGCTGCAACCTTTCTTGCTTTCCATCCTCAGGATAACAATATCATTGCTATAGGCATGGATGATTCTTCAATTCAGATATATAATGTCCGTGTAGATGAG GTTAAAAGTAAACTCAAAGGCCACACTAAAAGAATCACAGGTCTTGCTTTCTCTCATGTATTGAATGTCCTAGTTTCTTCTGGGGCAGATGCTCAG ATTTGTGTGTGGAATACTGATGGATGGGAGAAACAGAAGACTAGATTCTTGCAACTTCCTGCTGGAAGGACTCAACCAGTGCAGGCAGATACACGTGTACAGTTTCATCAGGATCAGATACGCTTCTTGGTTGTACATGAAACGCAGCTTGCAATTTATGAAGCAACGAAACTAGAATGTCTAAAGCAG TGGTTTCCACAAAGTTCTGCTGCACCTATATCGCATGCAACTTTCTCATGCGATAGTCAGCTCATATACGCCAGCTTCTTAGATGCAACAGTCTGTGTGTTTAGTGCTTCAAACCTCAGATTACGCTGTCGAGTCAATCCTTCTGCATATCTTTCTGCAGGTGTCAG CAGTTCTAACGTACAACCGCTTGTAATCGCTGCACATCCACAAGAACCAAATCAATTTGCAGTTGGACTTTCGGACGGTGGAGTGCATGTGTTTGAGCCCCTTGAGTCTGAAGGAAAATGGGGCGTGCCTCCACCCATTGAGAATGGGTCAGCAAGCAATGCAGCAGCTGTCTCAGTTGGTGCTTCTTCAGAAGAAGCTGCCCAGAGATGA